Genomic DNA from Theobroma cacao cultivar B97-61/B2 chromosome 3, Criollo_cocoa_genome_V2, whole genome shotgun sequence:
aaattgaaagcactgcactagaattttggaaccacttgagagtttctcgctgcaacgagaaccaGGCTAATGTAAGCCCCCCAACCCGAAAGTTTCTtgttgcagtgagaaatagAGCAATTTAGTTAAAAGGGGTATTGTTACgtcaaaaagccattttcttgctaaaatgaaaagcaatttggggcaattaacaatgccaacatacaacacaatcacaattattttcataaacattctataacatatatatatacatacatcattaTGCATACCATCCTGCCACACTCtcctcatgtgcactcccacactgcacatatctaggtcatcatcagctcatgtgcactcccacaccgcacatagttgggtcctcattatcacacaaaatgAGAATGcaaagcataatatacatatcaatataatgtgagaacgcatgaactattcatattgcacatttcacaagataaaaacatttaatcaagggcttgttccccaagtatatttttaaagcaaaaacaaaggaaactttcaaatgatttatttaaacatgtaggcacttcccaaaacattttgaaatgcaagctCACTCACTTGTATTTGTTAAATCATTACCtaactccaacttcctctaatggtccaaatggggcagTGGGGCttcattggaacctatcatcacattagcatcacaattaactcaattcacataactataaattctaaaagctatctcctaaatcatgttctactagttattctTAACTaacttccaattgccattaagcgGCTATTTACTTTCACTATTCTACTCACAATAAAGATGAATAAATAatcctcaactacaaaacatttACAAATCTATCCACTAGCCAttttcaacaacttaaaaatcaactctaattcactactcaccttggtagctttgtaattgaattcctttccaaaaatttcaagctattatagaagctccctctttctctctctaaaacacctagctagtgagaggaagtatggaagtaagactttttaagggttttaaacTGAGAGAGTGAAAtagcacaaaaggttctatgaaaaagtgcacaaagcatgaaaattggagttaaCTTGAGAGacgttatggaggtttcaaaacaagtccatggaggatgaaagaaacgtgagatgggaggaagaagaagaagaagttgctggaaaatGAGAATAAGCTactgaaaaatgatatttatagctaaagtttatccaaactccacttaaattatgaaaatgcctttaacaagtaggctttgtcttcctctaatcctttgtgcaatctttttactcttttgacactgagacatagttcataatagtctagaaatactcaggttcacgaaaacttaaaaatttcgactcgagatgaaaaatgaccattttccccctaccttggaaatcatcattatttatattccttcatcattttatccttattttcatcattcatttatgccttaggtctatttaggccttaatattgtttgaaagcatacttcaaggggctcactaagaaaatgatgaaattacccctagtccatgatatcgcgtctacttctagctacgagtctataaagatcaaggtctAACAGAAGACATGATATAAGGCTTGATACTAATTTAAAGCCAGATGTGAATTAAATGAACTTAAAGCTTGATATCAATATTTGGAATGAACAAAGAAACTTGATATCAATTGTtgatttcaacattcaagcatAAGTGAGAAGCAATGAAAAGCACAATATCAATTCGATGTTTAAATATTACGAATAGTGAAAGACACCAACTATTGGATTCCCACCACAACTTGTTGTTAAAGATACCAAGTGCTAATGACACCAATTTTGATTGAAAGAATTCATGCAGACATATATGTCAATGATTAACTCAACCTTAAGAAGTCTTAAGgtcattatcaattattagtaaaagaaatcatgaaacaaaaggagaaaggacaagaaaaataatcactttaaagcataatcttaCTCCCCTTTAGAGAAATCATGAAACCAATAAGTTACCAACTGTTAAAAAACCATATGTTAGGAAAGAAATGAGTATTTAACTAGATATTCAACATGTTCATCCAGTGCTCAAGTGTTCATGGAACTAGATGAGTATGAgaatttaaatgaatgttcAACATATGCATCAAATACTCATATTTTTGAGAAATATTTGCAAAGTAGTTCCTAAGTGTTAAGCTTGAGTtacatcatgttttgatttgacaaaaattatatgttatCTTGATCTTAAtgtcaagcatttgaaattgtttcaaatatatttttaatctcataaggtcaaataattatttgaaaagcCATGCATCATTAGTAAACATCTTATAAGCTTTCAAATAATGCATATTCagctaagaatacaagagcaAACATGCCTTAAAATGTTATTTGAATGTAGGAACAAGGCAAAGAAGAAATAGTTGAAAAGCGGCACCAAAAAGCTAAAGAAACCTCAAGACACAAGTCAAGAGTCGTTCCTAGAGAAGCTCAAGTCAATCTAAAGGTTGAAAGAGTGCAAAACTTGAAGATTATAAAGCCATAATCGATTATGAAGTGTCTACAATCAACCTTGTTCCAGAAAACGTAAGAAAACCATGTTTTGAATAGACATAATCAACCTTGATAagtcaaaagcatgaaaaagtCAACTTTACACAAACATAGTCGACTATAGGGGAAGTATAGTCAACTATAGCAACTTAGTTTTGCAAAATACACGCTATTGGGAGAAGGATTGAGTAGAAGAAGTTTATAGTCATCTATGGAGCcctaatttaagaaatttgaaaaacatagTCTACCCTAAGATCATTATAGTTGACCCTCAAGCTTCAACAACAGTcatatttgattcaaacttcTGTCTAACGACTCCATACTTCACCTCAACTATAAATAGCTACATTTAAGCCATTTAGAAGAAAGAGGAAACATGAACCAAAGCTTCAAAACCTAGAGAGACCTTTAAAACTTATCCTTACTATCTAGCTTCATTTTAGTCTACCACAAAGCTTACAAAGTTGAATACTTGCTTTATTTGAGCTTATATTTCTTCTCTTACTATACCCAAACTAAAATCTCTAGCATCTAACCTTTGTAGAGGCATTTTCTTGTTCAAATTTATACTCTATTGTAAAGGTTATagcttaaccttgaaaagctaTTTGTAAGGGTTTATGGTTGagcctataaaaacaattgTTGGTGGGTTATCGCTTGATCTCATTAAAAAGTAAGAATCCCTTGTGTAGATTGTGTAAGAGTTATTGCTTCTATTTGAAAAGCAATAATCCCTTTGTGGATTATGCAAGGATTATCTCTTCTTGTTAAAAAGCTAGAATCCTTTTATGGATTGTGTAAGGGTTATTGCTTCCCAttaaaaaacaagaatccttGATAATGGATTGAAATTCCATGGTTACCAAGGGAATGGCTATAGGCATCGAAAGGGCCGAACCATTATAAATTCTTTAtgtctctttttaattttctacatTTTTATTCATTACTTATATTTGCCTTAAGAAAATAGTTTCatattgatttattgttttatatttcaaaaaatatttttcccttTATTTTTCATAGCTAGCATTTAACttagagaaaatatttttcttgggtATATTTGTTGTCAAGTTTGCACACACAAGTTTGTAgatcgaacaagtaatatgGGCAGTAAGTCCATAATCGTATCCTTTAGAGAATTAATTAAAGCtaaattaaagcaaacactaaattaattaacaaaaactaaaattcaatTGAGAAAATCAATAGACTAAAACCTAGGATTATAagttcattcaacacttcatttgaTACCagcttctcttattatttatattcatgGTTGGTTTTACTgacctagaatccaaagctatgtaCAAGTCTCTGCTGAGATGCATGTataaatacctaacttaattgggtCACCATATGTCTatagtaatcaattaaataaggttcattaagCTTATGTCTACCTTAattgcaaatcaaatcacctaagtgacgtgaacatgtactattcaaatcttagtccaatctaaaatctctttgtCGAGTCTTAATTAGTTTCAcaaattagttaattgttggccaaacaattaaaagctttaatagaaaatttgaataagcaaaactataccaattcatagtaaataaaagagaaacaatttttttgattaCATGTTAAAATCCACCGCAATCCGAGAAAAGTAAATTAGTTAATagcatttaaataaaacatcatccaaaaaaaattagccattaatccaagtcaaagaaaataagagaaacacaaaaatagagaaagaaaataatgattgaagcttttgatcttgattctctctcaattctcttgctttcttgctttgtttttggctcATTTTCTCTAGAATAGTTGTTTGCCATCCTcctctttgtttttctccAAAAGACCTATTCATAGCCACTTCAAAAGccctaattttcaaaaatcataACTACAGAAAAAATAGGAATTTCTTTGAGCACTGCAACTCTCATTTTCTAGAGCTACAGCCCTAACTTCTTTATTTTGGTGCTCGTGCTCTACTCCCTTTCAGTGTCATGGCTCTAATCATCCAAAGCCGTAGTTCTCAAGGTTTTGCCTTGACTTTTGCTCTCCTAGTGTAGTACTTTcattttgacaaagatttgACCATATTTCAATCAAATTTGGGCAAACTAGTAAAAATCAAGGTTGTAGCCCTTCCTTTTAGCTTTCCATTGGTCCAAAAATCTCATCAATAAAACTTCTATAGTGCAAGTTATGCATTCTCTACAGCTTCAAAAAATTCTGCTCCTATCCATCCTTACATGGTTCACCTCCATGAAGCTTTATGCACTTGAAAACCTTCAAAACAAAGACTAAATTAATGATCGCTCAAATTAGGACTTCTAACATGAAAATGAGCTCAAATTACTCGAATTTAAGTAGTTCAACATGCATTAAActaaataatggaaaacataaaactacctaaaatcaacttaaaaatACAAGGCCTTAACTATATTTAGCAATCAAAATATAGCAAAACAActttatataatagagttatcacacccccaaacttactATTTAGCTAGTCTTCAAGAAAAACCtaggaaaacaaaataacatagtTGACaacttgaaacaaaaaataggATGCACCAAGTCATTGACAACCTTTTAATTTCCTCATAAATTATCTAATTTTGCCAACTCaaagcaaaacataaaatattatctaaaTTGACATTACATTCAAATACAAGCTTGAATGGACTCCCTTGTGTGTGTGAAATCTCTTACAATGAATATTATGCACTTTGGATTGGTTTATGCTCATGCAAATTTCAAACTAGTTTAAAGTTTcatatgttttctttttatctctctctccactaatgttgGCTATCACTTAACCAAGGATCCTTAGGACTTTATTTAGCTTGTAACGTATGGCTAAGGTCAAGGTCGGATTTGGGACAAGATGTAGCTCAAATCAACCAAAGCACATAATTGTTCTAGAACCTATATAGCTTTATATTTCTTCATTGAGtacacctttttctttttatttcacttttcattcatcaaataattttttttttcaatttaacaCCCCTAAACTTGTTTCTTTCAATGGTAGTGGGATGAATGCTTcacaaaaatttttcatttttctctaacttcattttttcactttttcgtTGACTAGCTAAAcatatatttcctaaaacaatatatatgctTAAAAGTGAGGGTtgtaaaattggaaaatttGTTGTAAAGCTAAGCCAATTTATTCATGTGTTTAACCAAAGAAAAGGACAATTTAAGCTCAGAAGGGGTATACTAGGAATAAAAATTGAACTAGGTTAGCTTGAAAGACTCAATCGGTCGAAAaatggcctaaatcatctccCTAACTAATTGTAGCATAAGATTTCACcttgagggacaatcaaccaAATTCTAGAACTCTAAACATGGttcaaaaatttacatttacCTAAGCTTTCTCTAAAAATACATAGTAATTCAATACAAGATATATAATACTCAAGTATGGAAATCTCATCTGATTATGATGCTAAACGTAAGAATTCTCATGACATTTAAACAATATTCATGTTTACTATGAGCAAAAGGTCAACAACATAAATGGTTATCATCATTGGATTGGTAAATCAAATTCATTGGTGCACTAATTCTAGCTTTAGTTCTCAACACCTTCCTACATTAAAATTTTCCTAAATTATCATGCTAAAAAACTAAacttaaacttcaaatcataaacataaaaattttaaaactctcCTCTTAAACATAAAGTTAACATTGTCTCCAATGTTActaaaagtaaagaagagaaaatactCCCCTAAATCTGTAGACGCATTCTACTAGTCATCCTCATCCTCCTCATCAATGTCATCATCAGAGTTAGAATCACTTGGCAAAGAAGGGAAAGCACCCATATCCATTCCCATGTGCTCAACATAAACTTGTATCATTTGCTTAATGGCCCAACTATTCCTCTCTTGACGATCTAGATGACAATCAATACGTTCCATGCATTGTGACATACTACGAGTTGGGGCTTTCGGTGGAGGTTGTGTGGTAGCATGTGAAGAACTACCACCTACCACAGCAAATTCCTTTAATCTCCAAAGTATTCCTACATCAATTGGAACTTTAGAAAGCTGTAACTATTCTTTATCATTCCATCTAACACCAACTCTCTGACACAAGGCAGTTATCAAAGAGGGAAAGCCTATACCGTCCCATTTTGTTTGATTCATGTGTAATATAGCATTAAAGATGACCTTGGCAATGTCGATGGATTTACCTATCATAATGGCATATATAAGAATTGCTCTATCCCTCATAACATCGTTGATGTGTGTAAACAAAAGCAACCTTGCTGCTACAAAGTGTAATCACActtttatttccttcttcATTGCACTTCTCTTGAATGATATGGCTTTGCATCTGACATTTTCCATTGCGCACCCGTAATACAAAGCTCTAAGAGTATTGCATCCCAATCTTAATGGTCAGCTAAGTATTGCCCATAGccatcatttttaatatttggagTCTCAAAGAATTCATTGATGGCTTAACTATGGAAAGGTACATGTTTACCATGCACAAATGCAACACCATCAACATGTTCAAATACATTGGCATAAAACTCCCTAACCACTAAAATTCTACGGCTTCTAATTGAGCACAGAATTTTTGCCAATGTCATTCTAGAATCATTTGATGTAGCCCCTTATAACAAACTATGGGAAAATTCAAACCCTGTTCAAGTATAGGGCCTTATTTATCAATAAGCTATAGTATCTTGTGGAAGTAATCGCAAGTACAAACTTCATTCAATTGAAAAAAGCACTTGAACTTGGTCGTGTTCTCTTTGGTTCCATTACTGCAAGAAATCTCAATAATCAACTAGGACAAAAGCAACCTAAACTATAGGCATTCAATAAGTCTCAAATTGTCTAAAAGATTATCACCAAAATATGATAATTTAAAATGATCAAGTGTCTAAATTCAACAATCCACCAAATAATTCTAAATCAACATACCtaaaccaaaaattttcagaaaTTTCTACATACTCATTATCCACAAAACAAAAGTAGCCCATTGAACATGAATTTCCATTAAATCTAACAATGTCAAAGACTAACAACAAAAATTCACAAGAAGTAATGAAAAACTTTGAATAAAAGAACTTGCTTGAGAGACTTTGTTGAGAACTTGATTGttgaaactttgaaaaagGTGGAATGAGTTTTGGAAGTTGTCTgggtgtaaaaaaaattaaagaattaaccTTGGGTGTTAGAAATTTTAGAAAGTAGGAAGATAAAAGGAAAGCAAGAAACGGGAAAGGGAAATTTGGGGTTGTGCGACTAGGTaatggaagagaaaaaaaagaaaagatgaaagaaaaatgagtaGGGTTGGGCCTCGAACTAGCATTATGACTCACATATTTAAGAGTCGTGGTTTTCAACATTCTGTTCTTTGTGGGCTTTTTGCTTCAAGTTTCAATGCCGTGGCACAGCCCTTTAAGGGCCGTGGCActaaacattctattttgcATAAGTAGTTTGTGCTGAGTTTCAGCACTGCTGCTTTGCCCTTTGAGGGCCATGACACTAGGCCTTCTATTTTTAGTAAGGAGTTCACATCGAGTGGCAGCACCAAGATGCTGggcattcttttttttatttgaatccTAAAACCTACAAAAcacaagaaacaaaataattataattataaaaaaaaatcaaatgaaaggtaaaaaattgtaaataaaaatcaacataaattaaatgaaataaacaaaaaaataagctAAGTTTAGaaacttgggttgcctcctaataagtgtttttatttatagtCGATAGCTAGACTCTCTTGGAAGCTCATTTAGGATTGGAAAGATGGATAAAGGATTGTTGACGATCAAtgtcacctccaaattaatgcttCAACTGTTGCCCATTCACCTTAAATGCTTCATTTGATAACCCATCTATTATTTCCATTGCTTCATGTGGAATTACCTTCGATACAAGAAAAGGTCTTAACCATCTTGATGTCAACTTGTCCCAAAATAACTTTAAGCATGAGTTAAACAACATCACGTGTTGACCTATCTTAAAACGATGCTCAACAATCTTTTGATCATGCCatctttttgtcttttctttgtaaattttGGCATTTTCATAAGCATCCAAGTGCAGTTCATCCATTTCATTCAATTGAAGTAAACGCTTCTCATCAGCTGcttctaaatcaaaattttatttcttgatGGCCCAAAATGCATTATGCTCCACTTAAATGGAAGGTAACATGCTTTTTCAAATACCATTCGATTTAGGGACATACATATTAGAGTTTTATAAGTGGTCCAATATACCCATAGTGCATCATTAAGTCTACTGGCCCAATCCTTCCTTGATGGAGATACAACTTTCTCTATAATCCTCTTAATTTTTCGATTTGACACTACGACTTGTCATCTCATCTAAGGGTGATAAGTTGTGGCCACCTTATGTGTCACTCCATACTTTGCAAGCAAAGTTGtcaaatatttattacaaAAATGACTCCCTTCATCACTTACTATAGTCCTTGGTGTTTTGAATTTagtgaaaatattctttttcataaattttagcACAACTTTAGAATCATTTGTACGCAAAGTTGAGGCTTTCAGCCACTTTAACACATAGCCAACGGCCAGCAAGATTGTTGAAAGAGGATACGAACTGTCCCATGAAATCAATTCCCcaaacatcaaaaattttcacttcaagaATGTTATTAAGTGGCGTCTCATGTCTTCTTGAAATGTTCCCCACACTTTGACACCTATcacaatgcaaaacaaaatggtGAGCATCCTTAAAAAGTGTTGGCCAATACAAACCTGAATGAAGAACTTTGGCTGCCATTTTATCTCTTGCAAAGTGGCTCCCATATTATAAAGAATGACAATGCCCTAATATGCTTTCAACTTTCTCTTTTGGAATGCACCTTCTTAACATTCTGTTAGGACAATGCTTAAATAAAAATGGTTCATCTCACACATAAAATCTCACATTATGTAGAAAGTTCTTTctttaatgaaaagttaaaTTGGGATGGAGAAGCTTGCTTACAATAAAATTGACATAGTTAACATACCTTGGTAAATTATTTTGACTAACCTGTAACAATTGTTCATTGAGGAATGTCTCGTTGATTAATGTTAAGTCCTTACCATTGTTGTCATGCTCTAACCTCGACAGATGGTGTGCTACTTAATTCTCTGTACCTTTTCTATTGTTGATTTCCAAATCAAACTCTTGTAGTAACAAAATCCATCTTATCAACCTTGGATTGGTATCTGTCTTagcaatcaaatatttaattgagAGTAGTTAGTATAAACAATAACTTTTGTGCCAATAAAGGATGAGTGAAACTTGTCAAATGCATAAACAACATCTAATAATTCGTTTTTAGTAATGGTGTAATGCATCTAAGTTTCAGTCAAAGTTTTGCTCACATAATaaatagaatgaaaaattttatctttttgttgtcCTAGCATTGCATCTACAGTATAATCACTAGCATCACACATAAGCTCAAATGGAAGTGACCAATCAATAACTACAATAATGGGTGTAAatgtcaatttctttttcaattctatAAATGCAGCATGACAtgcataattaaattttaatgggACATCTTTTTCTAAGAGATTACACAAAGGTTTAgcaattttagaaaaatccTTAATGAATAACCAATAAAAACCAATGTGTCCAAGGAAACTCCTAATACCTTTGATCGAGGTTTGTGGTGGAAGCTTCTTGATTGTATCCCAATTTGCTTTGTCCACATCTAATCCTTTGCTTGACACCTTGTGACCAAGAACAAGGACTTCTTGTACCATAAAATTGCACTTCTCCCAATTTAACACTAGGTTTGTTTCTTCACATCTTTTCAACACCTTGTCAAGATTCAGCAAAcattcatcaaaattatttccaaataTCAAGAAGTCATCCATAAATATCTCTAACATTTTCTCCACcatatttaaaaagataacCATCATGCATCGTTGAAAATGTGGCTAAAGCATTGCAAAGTCCAATTGGCATTTTCCTAAAGGTGAAAGTGCCATAAAGACAGGTGAAGGTTGTCTTTTCTTGATCCTCTAGAGCTATTACGATCTGATTATATCCTGAATACCCATCCAAGGAACCATAGTACTCATTTCCTGCTAACCTATCCAACATCTGATCAATAAATGGTAAAGGGAAATGGTTTTTCCTTGTGGCCTTATTTAGCTCCCAATAGTCCATGCAGTCTCTCCATATAGTGAATGCCTTTGTGGGAATGAGCTCATTGTTTTCATTTGCAACCACCATCATCCCACCTTTTTTTGGTACACATTGCACCGGACTTACCCAATCATTGTCTGAAATAGGATAAATGATACCATCATCTAACCACTTGATAATTGTTTTCTTCACCACCTCCTTCATGACTGGATTTAATCTCTTTTGATTCTCGATAGTGGTTTTATGATTgtataataaaatcttatgCATGCATATTGATGGGGTTATCCCTTTTTTTGCAATTGTCCACCCCAAAGCTTTCTTATGCTCTTTTAGAACATATATTCCTTGTGAGActtcaacctctataggctaaTAACGAGGCATAGGCGTAATAACCCGAGCcaagggtagtttcgtcatttcctttaATAAATTCCTAGAAGGAAGTTTTCTAatatttaaggtctaaataagcataaagaccaaataaatgatgtataatgatgaaaacacgaagaaaactagatgtggtaataatgttcataacaggggcaaaatggtcattttgcagcccaagtcaaaatttttaagttttcgtaaacTCGAGTATATTTAGACCATTGTGGACTTGgcctcagtgtcaaaagagtaaaaagatttcatagaggattggagaagaacaagCTATCTtgcaagggcattttcgtaatttcaagtagaatggataagcttgagctataaatatctttttcttccagcatcttcttcattctccagtagcttcttcttcttccatctaacgttgcttccatcttccatggaagcttgatatgaaactttcacaactttctctctctagctttaattttcatacctttgtgcccttttgactagaacccttgtgctctttcactctctcactttaaaaccctcaaaaagtccttgttcaacactttctctcactagttgcaggttttagaaagagaaagagagattttccacatttgtttggaagctattggaagagaattcaactacaaagaaaccctaaggtgagtgatgaactaggcttggttttaagttgttgataatggctagtaattgggattatgagctgttttattattgagttgtttactcatttttagtgtgattagagtagtgcaaggaatagccatttgatatagttggaagccaattaggaatgactagtagaatttgaattagaaactagcttttggagtgatattaatgtaaattggattgttTGTGATGTtatgtgtgtataggttccaacaaggcctcacatgtccatttggagtattagttgaggttagagtcaagcaaaagaaacaacaagaccagtgagtgaacttgcatttcaaagtat
This window encodes:
- the LOC108661141 gene encoding RNA-directed DNA polymerase homolog; the encoded protein is MKEVVKKTIIKWLDDGIIYPISDNDWVSPVQCVPKKGGMMVVANENNELIPTKAFTIWRDCMDYWELNKATRKNHFPLPFIDQMLDRLAGNEYYGSLDGYSGYNQIVIALEDQEKTTFTCLYGTFTFRKMPIGLCNALATFSTMHDGYLFKYGGENVRDIYG